A genomic segment from uncultured Alistipes sp. encodes:
- a CDS encoding N-acetylmuramoyl-L-alanine amidase, with translation MRTRLLLLLAFAVASVCTNAVAAGNIAHGVGVVVIDAGHGGKFPGAHYGGVYEKDLTLKVALKLGKLIEEGMPGVKVVYTRTTDKALGADLATDLQARADIANNAGGDLFISIHANAAPRATAVRGVETLIMGETPKEQRYNENALYESNREDLIDMSDERTAAIVRAYIQNLQFTYGEYSMAIARCIQTQYTKAGRNSRGVKRQLLRVLYATDMPGALTEIGFMTNAQELAYMKSDKGQNEIAASIYRAVKEYSSYVLETRMAEEGAAAERAKPDAGTEKEAPAASKSASKPAAGDAAKADSSAGKSAAKPDPKAEPAGKNSSKGEKEEKVAKDGSAKGGAAASEPLRYTVQVLASSKPVPLNSAQFRAYRGKVKQYLSDGRFPYKYGVGEYGSRAAAQRRVAEVRKTFPDAFVVCCRGTQIVRK, from the coding sequence ATGCGCACGCGCCTTTTGCTGCTCCTCGCTTTCGCGGTTGCCTCCGTCTGTACAAACGCGGTTGCCGCGGGGAATATTGCGCACGGCGTCGGGGTCGTGGTGATCGATGCCGGGCACGGCGGCAAATTCCCCGGAGCTCACTACGGCGGCGTCTACGAAAAGGACCTCACGCTGAAGGTGGCCCTCAAGCTCGGCAAACTCATCGAGGAGGGAATGCCGGGCGTCAAGGTCGTCTACACGCGAACCACCGACAAGGCCCTGGGAGCCGATCTGGCGACGGACCTCCAGGCACGGGCCGATATTGCGAACAACGCCGGGGGCGATCTCTTCATTTCGATCCATGCCAATGCGGCGCCGCGGGCCACGGCTGTCAGGGGCGTCGAGACGCTCATCATGGGCGAGACCCCCAAGGAGCAGCGCTATAACGAGAATGCCCTCTACGAAAGCAACCGCGAGGACCTGATCGACATGTCGGACGAGCGAACCGCTGCCATCGTGCGGGCCTATATCCAGAACCTGCAGTTCACCTACGGCGAGTACAGCATGGCCATCGCCCGCTGCATCCAGACGCAGTACACCAAGGCCGGACGCAACTCCCGGGGCGTGAAACGGCAGTTGTTGCGCGTGCTGTATGCCACGGACATGCCCGGTGCGCTGACCGAGATCGGGTTCATGACCAATGCCCAGGAGTTGGCCTACATGAAGTCGGACAAGGGCCAGAACGAAATCGCCGCGTCGATCTACCGCGCCGTGAAGGAGTATTCGTCCTACGTGCTCGAAACCCGCATGGCCGAGGAGGGTGCCGCCGCGGAGCGTGCGAAGCCGGACGCCGGGACGGAAAAGGAGGCTCCCGCCGCCTCGAAATCCGCCTCGAAACCCGCTGCCGGAGATGCCGCGAAGGCGGATTCCTCCGCCGGGAAGAGCGCGGCAAAACCCGACCCGAAGGCCGAGCCGGCCGGGAAAAACTCCTCCAAGGGCGAAAAGGAGGAGAAGGTCGCAAAGGACGGATCGGCGAAAGGAGGTGCTGCGGCATCGGAACCCTTGCGCTATACGGTGCAGGTGCTCGCTTCATCCAAGCCCGTTCCGCTGAACTCCGCGCAGTTCCGGGCCTACCGCGGCAAGGTGAAACAATATCTCTCGGACGGACGATTCCCCTACAAGTACGGTGTCGGCGAGTACGGTTCGCGCGCCGCCGCCCAGCGCAGGGTCGCTGAAGTCCGCAAAACGTTCCCCGATGCCTTTGTCGTCTGCTGCCGGGGTACGCAAATTGTAAGAAAGTAA
- a CDS encoding MlaD family protein has protein sequence MKREVKIGIFAVTMIVAAWAGIRFLQGLDILSRNAVYYASYDQVSGIQAASPIMLKGVKVGTVTGISLDPQHSDNVVLQFTIKRQFRIPKDSEARIFSDGFMGGKAIEIVYGKSSEYLEKGDTLRSVRGRDLMDMAGSELEFFKQKISQVTADLSRTLDNLNLLMEDNAQSINGTLRHLDAMSGDLADLLDTEKQNLASAVENLTAFSEMLGENAPRVDSMMGNLNRITTELADAGFARELSETVGEMNLLLERIQEGDGTVGRLLNDPSLYESLNEASDNLASLLANLEQYPGRYVHFSLFGRSPEKMQAKAERQAAKAAERARRDSLKALR, from the coding sequence ATGAAAAGAGAAGTCAAGATCGGCATATTCGCCGTGACGATGATCGTGGCCGCCTGGGCCGGAATCCGGTTCCTGCAGGGACTGGACATCCTCAGCCGCAATGCGGTCTACTACGCCTCCTACGACCAGGTGAGCGGAATCCAGGCCGCCTCGCCCATCATGTTGAAAGGGGTCAAGGTCGGAACGGTCACCGGCATCTCGCTCGATCCCCAGCACAGCGACAACGTCGTGCTGCAGTTCACCATCAAACGCCAGTTCCGCATCCCGAAGGACTCCGAAGCCAGGATCTTCAGCGACGGATTCATGGGCGGAAAGGCTATCGAAATCGTCTACGGCAAGTCGTCGGAGTATCTCGAAAAGGGCGATACGCTGCGTTCGGTGCGGGGCCGCGATCTGATGGATATGGCCGGGTCGGAGCTGGAGTTCTTCAAACAAAAGATCTCGCAGGTGACCGCCGACCTCTCGCGGACGCTCGACAACCTGAATCTCCTGATGGAGGACAATGCGCAGAGTATCAACGGAACGTTACGGCATCTCGATGCCATGTCGGGCGATCTGGCCGACCTGCTCGATACCGAAAAACAGAATCTTGCCTCTGCCGTGGAGAACCTGACGGCCTTCTCCGAAATGTTGGGCGAGAATGCCCCGCGGGTCGACAGCATGATGGGAAACCTGAACCGTATCACCACGGAACTGGCCGATGCGGGATTCGCCCGGGAGCTTTCCGAAACGGTCGGGGAGATGAATCTCCTGCTGGAGCGCATCCAGGAGGGCGACGGGACCGTCGGACGGCTGCTGAACGATCCGTCGCTCTACGAGTCGCTGAACGAGGCGAGCGACAACCTGGCCTCGCTGCTGGCCAACCTGGAGCAGTACCCCGGCCGCTATGTCCACTTCTCGCTCTTCGGCCGCAGTCCCGAGAAGATGCAGGCCAAGGCCGAACGCCAGGCCGCCAAGGCCGCAGAACGGGCCCGGCGGGATTCGCTCAAGGCTCTGCGCTGA